The Chlamydia sp. 04-14 DNA window GGGGGGGGGGGGTTAGTTGGTTGGATGTGTCCTCAGAGTGTTTTATACCTGCATCTCCGGTTTGTTCTAACAACCATGAAGGAAGTGACGGAGGTGGAGGAGGAAGGGCGTTAGGCGGCTCCATAAGATCTCCTAAATAATTTTAATTTATGATTCTAGAAAGTGTTTTTGAAACTAATTTACCGGCGATGACCCCTAATTATTGAGTGAGTTACTTGAGGCTATCGCATTAGCTGTTAGGCTCAAAAAGTAATAATAAGTTTTTAAAACCCAAGAGATTTTAGATTAGATCTTCCTAATAAGTCAAACACTATGAACGAGTTGTGCTAGAGGGTAATATAGAAAAGGAGATTAAAAAAGATAGTTGTGAATTGGGAATAAAAAGAACATGGGGCAGACAGGATTCGAACCTGTGACCAACGGGTTATGAGTCCGTGGCTCTAACCGCTGAGCTACTGCCCCGTGATTAAGAGAACGGATAGTAGCATATAACCTTCTGACAAGCAAGCGATATCCATCATCTATTCTGAAGATTTTAGATAACGTACGGAGATTTGCTTCATACGCATATATAGAGATTCCCCACCATTTATCCTTCCGATGGATAGATATTGGCTGAGTTGGTCAAAAAATACAGGTCTACACGTTAATACGGTGACGGGCGTTTCCCCAGAATATACTTCAGCAAATAGTGCGGCAATCCCTGAAGAGATCAGAGCTTCTGTATAGGTAAAAAAGAATAAGCGACCTTCTTGATATATCTCATAGAGATATAAGTCGCTCTGACAGCCTAAGACAAGGTTTTCTCTTGTAATTTTACTTTTATCGAAAACTTTAGATTGAGAGCCAATGTCTAAAAGGGAGTTGTATAACGCATCTTTATGAAATTTTTCAGGAAATAGTATCTCTGAAATGCGATGCTGTTTCTTCAAACATCCAGAATGGTGTAATGGGCATACAGAGGGTTCCAAAATTATTCCTCAACAACACGATTAGGCTCTTGTCTCAAGTAGATTAGAGTTTGCGATAGGGTAAGAATTCTTTGATTTGCTGAGGCAATAACAAGATCGGGATCACTGAAATGTAGGCGGTCCTGATACTGTGTTTTAGGTACGTCGAATACATAAGGCAAAGGCGCATTCATCTCCAATTGCAATGTATGTAACGCACTTGTCATTTGAGGATTATTCTGTTGCGCTGCAATTGCAGAAATCTGCTTTTGCATGATCATCTGATTTTTAATTAATTGGTATTGATTAATTGCTTTTTGAATATTTGCCACTTTTTTATCAAAAGCTTCTTGATCCGCAACATAATTATCATCATCACCTAAACGCAGCCCATAGCAGGTTAGAATACTAATTTGGTTCCCTATGCAGGCACCAATGGTAATTCCAACAGCTTCTGGAATGGCATAAATCAGAGCAGAAATAGAGGCAATAATTGTAGCTAAAAGAATTTGACGTGTTCCATTTGGGTCAAGTTGTTGCAACCCATAATTCATCAAATTCCAAAGACTATTCGTATTCTTATACTTATTTTTTCTATCTAAAACATTGGCAGTGAAAATACCAAAAATCACTCCAATACCTAGCCCAATACCTAGCCATATGGTTAAAGTTACTGCCATAGTATGGTGACAAGCTAATATTAGAGCCCAGGCAAGGATATATAATAGAATATATTTCCAATTATCCCTTAAGAAAGAACTAATTTTTTCTCCTACAGAACGTACGTGGTCTAAACATGTTTTTGGAGAAGGGCGATAGGGTAAAATGTTTAAAGAAGAGAGAGGCGGGATGGAAGAGGATATAGTAATTCCATTAATCTTGCTGTCAGGTAGCTGAGGATTCTCTATAGGGATATCCGTTTCGCTATCGGATTCACTATGATTTTGCACGCTTACCACACTCTCCAAGCTACTAGGAGAAGGAGCTCTAAAAGTAACAGAAGATGTCATTCTATATTTATTAAAGATAATTAAGTCGCTACATAGTAAAGTAAATTGATTTTAGTTGTAAATATTGTAATAAATTTTTCCACATGATCTGAAGAGTTCAATAATTTTTTTATAATATTTCGACTATCCGTGAAAGGCGTTTGACTTTTTCTTCACACTGAATATAATTCTGCTGCATTTATGGATGGAGCGGAATGGGATAAGCTCTATTCTTTAAAAAGACCAAATCTGCCCGTCTGGCCAGTCTTTAATGTTAAGATGTCTGTGGCCGAGAGGATTTTGTTTAAGGATAATTAATACATGGCAAAAAAAGAAGACACTATCGTGCTTGAGGGTAGGGTGCAAGAACTCCTTCCCGGGATGCATTTCAAAATATTATTAGAGAATGGCATGCCGGTCACAGCTCATTTATGTGGTAAAATGCGTATGAGTAACATCCGTTTGCTTGTTGGAGATCGCGTTACCGTTGAAATGTCAGCTTACGATCTAACAAAAGCTAGAGTTGTATACAGGCATCGTTAACTGTTTTCTATTGATGTTTTAAAATAAGTGACATAGACTAGGCAATTCTCTGAGCCATTATGAAACAGTGAATATAGGCCCAGATAGCTCAGTGGTAGAGCACTTGCATGGTAAGCAAGCGGTCGTAGGTTCAATTCCTATTCTGGGCAGAAGCAATGGTTGGAGTAAAACTAATTTAATGAGGATTCTGAAATGTCAAAAGAAACTTTTCAACGTAATAAACCCCATATCAATATAGGGACCATTGGACACGTTGACCACGGTAAAACTACGCTAACAGCTGCGATTACACGTGCGCTGTCAGCAGAGGGGTTGGCTAATTTTTGCGATTACAGTTCTATTGACAATACTCCTGAAGAAAAAGCTAGAGGAATTACTATCAACGCATCTCACGTTGAATATGAAACTCCTAACCGTCACTATGCTCACGTAGACTGTCCAGGTCACGCTGACTACGTTAAAAACATGATTACAGGTGCTGCCCAGATGGACGGTGCAATTCTCGTTGTTTCAGCTACTGACGGTGCGATGCCTCAGACAAAAGAACACATTCTTTTGGCAAGACAGGTTGGTGTTCCTTACATCGTTGTTTTCCTTAATAAGATCGATATGATTTCTCAAGAAGATGCCGAGCTTGTAGATTTAGTTGAAATGGAATTAGCTGAACTTTTAGAAGAAAAAGGCTACAAAGGTTGCCCAATCATCCGTGGTTCTGCTTTGAAGGCTTTGGAAGGCGATGCGAGCTATGTCGAAAAAATTCGTGAATTAATGCAGGCAGTGGATGATAACATCCCTACACCGGAGCGTGAAATTGATAAACCTTTCTTAATGCCTATTGAAGACGTATTTTCTATTTCTGGTCGTGGTACTGTGGTAACAGGACGTATCGAGCGTGGAATTGTTAAAGTTGGTGATAAAGTACAGATCGTTGGTTTAAGAGATACTAGAGAGACTATTGTTACCGGTGTGGAAATGTTCAGAAAAGAACTTCCAGAAGGTCGAGCAGGAGAAAACGTTGGTCTTCTCCTCAGAGGTATCGGTAAGAATGACGTTGAACGTGGTATGGTGATTTGCCAACCTAACAGCGTAAAATCTCACACACAATTTAAAGGTGCTGTTTATATCCTACAAAAAGAAGAAGGTGGACGTCATAAACCTTTCTTCACTGGATACAGACCACAATTCTTCTTCCGTACAACAGACGTAACAGGTGTTGTAACTCTTCCAGAAGGTACAGAGATGGTCATGCCGGGTGATAACGTTGAATTTGATGTTCAATTAATTAGCCCAGTAGCTCTAGAAGAAGGTATGAGATTTGCTATTCGTGAAGGTGGTCGTACAATCGGCGCTGGAACGATCTCAAAAATTATTGCCTAATATAGGTAAATTTATAAGCATGATTGAGGTTTTTGGTCTCAATCATGCTTTTTTGGGTGTGTAGCTTAGCTGGTAGAGCAGTGGCCTCCAAAGCCGCCGGTCGGGGGTTCGACTCCCTTCGCACCCGTATAGACTTAATTTTTGATCTAGAAATTCGCTTATGAAACAACGCAATCACCAAGAGACACTCTCTAAAAAAATCTCTAAGGCTAAAAAGCAAGCAGGAGCTGGCTTTCTAGACGAAATTAAAAAAATTGAATGGGTCAGTAAGCGTGATCTGAAAAGATACGTGAAAATCGTGATAGCAAGTATTTTTGGTTTAGGCTTTTCTATATATTGTGTTGATCTGGTGTTTCGTAAGCTACTTACGTTGCTAAGTAGTATAACAGGCTTTTTGTTTGGTTAGTTGCATGTTTAAGTGGTATGTCGTTCAAGTTTTTACGGCTCAAGAAAAAAAAGTTAAAAAAGCTTTAGAAGATTTTAAAGAATCATCTGGAATGGCGGATTTTATACAAGAGATCGTCTTGCCTATAGAAAACGTTATGGAAGTAAAAAAAGGTGAACATAAAGTAGTCGAGAAATTCATCTGGCCGGGATACCTGTTAATTAAAATGCATTTGACGGATGAATCTTGGTTATATGTAAAAAATAATCCTGGCGTTGTTGAATTTTTAGGTGGAGGAGTTCCTCTAGCTTTATCCGAAGATGAAGTAAGAAACATTTTAAAGGATCTCGAAGAGAAGAAAGCAGGTGTTGTACAAAAACATAAATTTGATGTTGGCTCCAGAGTCAAAATTAATGATGGTGTTTTTGTGAACTTCATCGGTGTTGTTTCTGAAGTTTTTCATGATAAGGGGCGCTTGAGCGTCATGGTATCCATCTTTGGAAGAGAAACTCGTGTTGATGATTTAGAGTTTTGGCAAGTGGAAGAGGTTGCTCTGGAACAAGAAAGTGAATAAGAGTAAGAAAATCTGTGTATTCTTATTCTCTATCTTCTTATAATTTTAGTTTTTCGTTTCTTCCTCTTTATTCATAGAGGGGCGTCAAGATAGAGTAAGGTTTAGTATGTCGAATAAAAAGGTAATTAAGTTAATTAAACTGCAAATTCCTGGTGGTAAAGCCAATCCAGCTCCTCCAATAGGACCTGCTTTAGGTGCTGCTGGTGTCAATATTATGGGATTTTGCAAAGAGTTTAATGCTGCAACGCAAGATCGTCCTGGAGACCTGTTGCCTGTAGTAATTACTGTTTATTCAGATAAAACTTTTACATTCATAACCAAACAACCTCCCGTATCTTCTTTGATCAAAAAGGCATTGAATCTAGAGTCTGGATCTAAAATTCCTAACAGAAATAAAGTTGGAAAATTGACTCAGGCGCAGGTGATGGCTATTGCCGAACAAAAAATGAAGGATATGGACGTCGTTCTTATTGATTCTGCGAAACGCATGGTGGAAGGAACAGCCCGAAGTATGGGTATAGACGTCGAGTAAATTGTAATAGGGCTGCATAATTATGACAAAACATGGAAAACGTATACGAGGCATCTTAAAAAGCTATGATTTTTCAAAGTCATATTCTTTGCAAGAAGCTATAGACATTTTAAAACAATGCCCCACAGTGCGCTTTGATCAAACTGTCGACGTATCTATCAAACTGGGCATAGATCCAAAGAAAAGTGATCAACAAATTCGTGGATCAGTTTCTCTGCCTAATGGCACAGGAAAAACTTTAAAAATTCTTGTATTTGCTGCTGGAGAAAAAGCTAAGGAGGCATTAGATGCCGGAGCTGATTTCGTGGGTAGCGATGATCTTGTTGAAAGAATCAAAGGTGGTTGGGTCGATTTTGATGTCGCTGTTGCCACTCCAGATATGATGCGTGAAGTTGGAAAATTAGGTAAGGTTTTAGGACCTAGAAATCTTATGCCTACACCTAAAGCCGGCACAGTAACAATGGATGTTACTAAAGCTATTGCTGAATTGCGCAAGGGAAAAATTGAATTTAAAGCAGATCGCGCCGGAGTATGTAATGCTGGCGTAGGTAAGCTATCATTTGATGGGAATCTTCTTAAAGAAAATATCGAAGCTTTATGCTCTGCTTTAATCAAAGCTAAGCCGCCGGCAGCTAAGGGGCAATATCTAGTATCATTCACCGTTTCTTCAACTATGGGGCCCGGTATTTCTATAGATACTAGAGAGTTAATGGCGTCTTAATTCAAGAGGGAAAATGAAAGAAGAAAAGAAATTACTCCTTCAAGAGGTAGAAGAGAAAATCTCCGCATCCCAAGGTTTTATTTTATTAAGATATCTTGGATTTACGGCAGCATATTCTAGAGAGTTTCGCAATTCACTCTCCGGAGTTTCTGCAGAATTTGAAGTATTGAAAAAAAGAATTTTTTTCAAAGCCATGGAAAGTGCTGGTTTTGATATAGATTCTTCGGATACCGGAGGACATCTAGGCGTAGTATTTGCTTATGATGATGCTGTCTCTGCAGCAAAACAAGTATTAGATTTTAATAAACAACATAACGATTCACTAGTTTTTCTCGCCGGACGAATTGATAGCGCTAACTTGTCGGGTAAGGAAGTAGAGGCTGTTGCCAAATTACCTTCAATAAAAGAATTGAGACAACAAATTGTAGGGCTGTTAGCTGCTCCTATGTCTCAGGTTGTTGGAATTATGGGATCGGCCCTTTCTGGTGTTATCTCCTGTATCGACCAGAAAACACAAAAAAACTAAGAAGAATGTTAAAACTCTCAAATTAAGTAAGGGTGACAAAAGTGACGACACAAAGTTTGGAAACTTTAGTAGAGACATTAAGCAGCTTAACAGTATTAGAACTAGCCGCTTTAAAAAAATTGTTAGAAGATAAATGGGATGTCACTGCTGCTGCTCCTATGATGGCTGTTGCTGCTGGCGCTGCTGTTGGAGGTGGTGATGCCGCTCCTGCTGAGTCAACAGAATTTGCTGTGACTTTAGAAGATGTTCCTGCGGATAAAAAAATCGGCGTTTTAAAAGTTGTTCGAGAAGTTACTGGATTAGCTTTAAAAGAAGCTAAAGAAATGACAGAAGGCTTACCTAAAACTGTTAAAGAAAAAACTTCTAAGTCTGATGCTGAGGATACTGTTAAAAAATTACAAGAAGCTGGAGCAAAAGCTTCCTTTAAAGGCTTGTAATCTATAGGAAAGAAAAATCCTTATAGATTTTTCTTTTCTTTTTTTATCATGTATACAATCGTAATACTCCCTTAACAGGCATACGTAGGCTTGTTTAAGGGAAGTCTTTTGGCATCACAATAGTCTTAGGAGAGCTCGCATGTTCAAATGCCCGGAGCGGGTTAGCGTCAAAAAAAAGGAAGATATCTTAGATCTTCCAAATCTTATTGAAATTCAAATTAAGTCATACAAGCAATTTCTTCAGATTGGGAAGCTTGCGGAAGAGCGCGATAATGTCGGCTTGGAAGAAGTTTTCAGAGAGATTTTTCCAATTAAATCTTATAACGAAGCTACTATCTTAGAGTATTTATCTTATAACTTAGGTGTGCCGAAATACTCACCCGATGAGTGTATTCGTAGAGGAATCACCTATAGCGTAACTCTAAAAGTTCGTTTTCGTTTGACCGATGAAACAGGAATCAAAGAAGAAGAAGTCTATATGGGAACCATACCCATTATGACAGACAAAGGTACCTTCATTATCAATGGTGCTGAAAGAGTCGTTGTTTCTCAGGTGCATAGATCTCCAGGAATTAACTTTGAACAGGAAAAGCACTCTAAAGGAAATATTTTATTTTCTTTTAGAATTATTCCTTATCGAGGTAGCTGGTTAGAAGCTATTTTTGATATCAATGATTTAATTTATATCCATATTGATAGAAAGAAACGTCGTCGTAAGATTTTAGCTATGACGTTTATTCGTGCTTTGGGGTATTCATCTGATGCCGATATCATTGAAGAGTTTTTCCAAATAGAAGAGCGCTCTTTAAAGAGTGAAAAAGATTTCACTCTTTTGGTTGGTAAGATTTTAGCTGATAATGTTCTTGACGAGGCTTCTTCGTTGGTTTACGGAAAAGCTGGTGAAAAACTTAGTACAGCAATGTTAAAACGCATGCTGGACGCTGATATTTCAACTTTAAAAATAGCTGTAGAGGCAGATGAGAATCACCCTATCATCAAAATGTTGGCGAAAGATCCAACAGACTCTTATGAAGCTGCTTTAAAAGACTTTTATCGAAGATTGCGTCCAGGCGAGCCTGCAACATTAGCAAACGCTAGATCTACAATTATGCGTCTATTCTTCGATTCTAAGCGCTATAACTTAGGTAGAGTCGGTCGTTACAAGTTGAATAGAAAACTTGGATTCCCAATGGACGATGAGTCTCTATCACAGGTTACCCTGAGAAAAGAAGATGTTATCGGTGCTTTAAAGTATCTTATCCGTTTAAAAATGGGAGATGAAAAAGCTTCGATTGATGATATTGACCATTTAGCAAATCGTCGCGTACGTTCTGTAGGGGAATTAATTCAAAACCAATGCCGCTCGGGCTTGGCTAGAATGGAAAAAATTGTTCGTGAGAGAATGAATCTATTTGATTTCTCTTCCGATACATTAATTCCTGGAAAAATTATCTCGGCAAAAGGTCTCGCAAGTGTTTTAAAAGACTTTTTCGGTCGTTCTCAACTTTCTCAATTTATGGATCAAACTAATCCTGTGGCGGAATTAACGCACAAGCGGCGTTTATCAGCTTTGGGCCCTGGAGGTTTGAATAGGGAAAGAGCCGGATTTGAAGTTCGTGACGTACATGCGAGTCACTATGGACGTATTTGTCCAATTGAGACTCCAGAAGGACCAAATATTGGTTTAATTACCTCGCTTTCTTCTTTTGCGAAAATCAATGAATTTGGATTTATTGAGACTCCTTACCGTATTGTTAGAGATGGTATCGTTACCGATGAAATCGAATATATGACTGCTGACGTTGAAGAAGAATGTGTGATTGCTCAGGCTTCAGCAACTTTAGATGAATATAATATGTTTGTGGATCCTGTATGTTGGGCAAGGTGTCGTGGAGAGGCTTTTGAAGCTGATACAAGTACTGTTACACATATGGACGTTTCTCCAAAACAATTGGTATCAATTGTTACAGGCTTGATTCCATTTTTAGAACATGATGACGCTAACCGTGCTCTCATGGGATCAAACATGCAACGTCAGGCTGTACCCTTGTTAAAGACAGAATCTCCTATTGTTGGAACGGGATTGGAAGCTCGTGCTGCTAAAGATTCTGGGGCCATTGTTGTCGCTGAAGAAGACGGAATTGTTGAATATGTTGACGGTTATAAGATAGTTATTTCCGCTAAACATAACCCAACATTGAAACGTACTTATGATCTTAAAAAGTTCTTAAGATCAAATTCAGGTACGTGCATTAACCAACGACCTTTATGTAGTGTTGGAGATGTAGTAGTTAAAGGTGATGTTATTGCTGACGGCCCTGCTACAGATCAAGGAGAGCTTGCTTTAGGAAAGAATATCCTAGTTGCCTTCATGCCATGGTATGGATACAACTTTGAGGATGCGATTATTATTTCTGAAAAGCTCATTAAGCAAGATGCTTATACTTCGATTTATATTGAAGAATTCGAACTGACAGCTAGAGATACAAAATTAGGAAAAGAAGAGATTACTCGTGATATTCCTAATGTCTCTGAGGAAGTTTTAGCAAACTTAGGTGAAGACGGAATCATTCGGATTGGTGCTGAAGTAAAACCTGGCGATATTCTTGTCGGTAAAATCACGCCAAAATCAGAAACAGAACTCGCTCCAGAAGAGCGTCTTCTACGCGCTATTTTTGGTGAGAAGGCTGCTGATGTTAAAGATGCTTCCTTGACGGTGCCTCCTGGAACAGAAGGAGTCGTCATGGATGTTAAGGTCTTTAGTAGAAAAGACAGACTTTCTAAGAGTGATGACGAACTTGTGGAAGAAGCTGTTCATTTAAAAGACTTGCAGAAGGGTTATAAGAATCAAATTTCAGTGTTGAAGGTTGAATATCGTGAGAAACTCGGAGCATTATTGCTTAATGAGAAAGCTCCAGCTTCGATTATTCACCGACGTACAGCGGATATCTTGGTTCAAGAAGGTACAGTATTTGATCAAGAGACTATAGAACTTCTTGAACAAGAGACTTTAGTCGATCTTCTTATGCCTCCCTGTGAAATGTACGATGTCTTAAAAGGTCTGCTTTCTGATTATGAGACTTCTTTACAACGTCTGGAAGTCAATTATAAAACAGAAGTTGAGCATATCCGTGAAGGAGATGCTGATCTTGATCACGGTGTCATTCGTCAGGTTAAGGTTTATGTAGCTTCAAAAAGAAAACTCCAAGTTGGAGATAAAATGGCTGGACGTCACGGAAACAAAGGGGTTGTTTCTAAGATTGTTCCTGAAGCTGATATGCCATATTTAGCTAATGGCGAAACTGTACAGATGATCTTAAATCCTCTTGGGGTGCCTTCGAGGATGAACTTGGGCCAGGTGTTAGAAACACATCTTGGTTATGCTGCAAAAACTGCTGGCATTCATGTAAAAACTCCAGTGTTTGAAGGATTCCCAGAATCTCGTATCTGGGACATGATGATCGAGCAAGGATTACCTGCAGACGGTAAGTCTTACCTATACGATGGAAAGACGGGAGAGAGATTCGATAATACTGTAGTTATTGGCTACATTTATATGTTGAAACTCAGCCACTTGATTGCAGATAAAATTCACGCTAGATCTATTGGACCTTACTCTCTAGTAACTCAGCAGCCTCTTGGAGGTAAAGCTCAGATGGGAGGTCAAAGATTTGGGGAGATGGAAGTGTGGGCTTTAGAAGCTTATGGGGTAGCTCATATGCTCCAAGAGATTCTCACAGTAAAATCTGACGACGTTTCTGGACGAACAAGGATTTACGAATCTATTGTTAAAGGAGAAAATCTTCTTAAATCAGGTACACCTGAGTCGTTTAACGTTTTAATTAAAGAAATGCAAGGTTTAGGACTTGATGTCCGTCCTATGGTAGTAGATGCTTAACAAATCACTTATTGGAGAAAAACAATAATGTTCGGAGAAGGTTCTCGAGACAATGTCACTCTATCTAAAGAGGGGCTATTTGATAAATTAGAAATTGGAATTGCCTCAGATATTACTATTCGCGATAAGTGGTCTTGTGGGGAAATTAAGAAGCCTGAAACAATCAATTACCGTACGTTTAAACCTGAAAAAGGTGGGCTATTTTGCGAAAAGATTTTCGGTCCTACAAAGGATTGGGAATGTTGTTGTGGTAAATATAAGAAAATAAAACACAAAGGGATTGTTTGCGATCGCTGTGGGGTAGAGGTAACTCTTTCTAAAGTACGTCGCGAACGTATGGCTCATATAGAGCTAGCAGTACCTATTGTGCATATATGGTTTTTCAAGACTACACCTTCAAGAATAGGTAACGTCTTAGGAATGACCGCATCTGATCTTGAAAGGATTATTTATTACGAAGAATATGTAGTCATCGATCCAGGTAAGACAGATTTAAATAAGAAACAGCTTTTAAATGATGCTCAATATCGAGAAGTCATTGAGAAGTGGGGTAAAGATGCTTTCGTAGCTAAAATGGGTGGAGAAGCTATCTATGATTTATTAAAATCAGAAGATCTTCAAAGCTTGTTAAAAGAGCTTAAGGATCGTTTACGAAAAACAAAATCTCAGCAAGCTAGAATGAAACTTGCTAAACGATTAAAGATTATTGAAGGTTTTGTTTCCTCTTCCAATCATCCTGAATGGATGGTTTTAAAAAGCGTTCCCGTTGTTCCACCTGATCTTCGTCCGTTGGTTCCATTGGATGGTGGAAGATTTGCTACTTCTGATTTAAACGATTTGTATCGTCGTGTAATCAATCGTAACAATCGTCTGAAGGCTATTTTAAGATTGAAAACTCCAGAAGTGATTGTTCGTAATGAAAAACGTATGCTACAGGAAGCTGTGGATGCCTTATTTGATAATGGTCGTCACGGTCATCCTGTAATGGGTGCGGGAAATCGTCCTTTAAAATCTCTTTCTGAAATGTTGAAAGGGAAAAACGGACGTTTCCGACAAAACCTCTTAGGTAAGAGGGTCGACTATTCCGGACGTTCTGTTATTATCGTTGGTCCTGAATTGAAATTTAATCAATGTGGTCTGCCTAAAGAAATGGCTCTTGAA harbors:
- a CDS encoding SufE family protein, whose amino-acid sequence is MEPSVCPLHHSGCLKKQHRISEILFPEKFHKDALYNSLLDIGSQSKVFDKSKITRENLVLGCQSDLYLYEIYQEGRLFFFTYTEALISSGIAALFAEVYSGETPVTVLTCRPVFFDQLSQYLSIGRINGGESLYMRMKQISVRYLKSSE
- the infA gene encoding translation initiation factor IF-1, encoding MAKKEDTIVLEGRVQELLPGMHFKILLENGMPVTAHLCGKMRMSNIRLLVGDRVTVEMSAYDLTKARVVYRHR
- the tuf gene encoding elongation factor Tu; this translates as MSKETFQRNKPHINIGTIGHVDHGKTTLTAAITRALSAEGLANFCDYSSIDNTPEEKARGITINASHVEYETPNRHYAHVDCPGHADYVKNMITGAAQMDGAILVVSATDGAMPQTKEHILLARQVGVPYIVVFLNKIDMISQEDAELVDLVEMELAELLEEKGYKGCPIIRGSALKALEGDASYVEKIRELMQAVDDNIPTPEREIDKPFLMPIEDVFSISGRGTVVTGRIERGIVKVGDKVQIVGLRDTRETIVTGVEMFRKELPEGRAGENVGLLLRGIGKNDVERGMVICQPNSVKSHTQFKGAVYILQKEEGGRHKPFFTGYRPQFFFRTTDVTGVVTLPEGTEMVMPGDNVEFDVQLISPVALEEGMRFAIREGGRTIGAGTISKIIA
- the secE gene encoding preprotein translocase subunit SecE produces the protein MKQRNHQETLSKKISKAKKQAGAGFLDEIKKIEWVSKRDLKRYVKIVIASIFGLGFSIYCVDLVFRKLLTLLSSITGFLFG
- the nusG gene encoding transcription termination/antitermination protein NusG — its product is MFKWYVVQVFTAQEKKVKKALEDFKESSGMADFIQEIVLPIENVMEVKKGEHKVVEKFIWPGYLLIKMHLTDESWLYVKNNPGVVEFLGGGVPLALSEDEVRNILKDLEEKKAGVVQKHKFDVGSRVKINDGVFVNFIGVVSEVFHDKGRLSVMVSIFGRETRVDDLEFWQVEEVALEQESE
- the rplK gene encoding 50S ribosomal protein L11; this encodes MSNKKVIKLIKLQIPGGKANPAPPIGPALGAAGVNIMGFCKEFNAATQDRPGDLLPVVITVYSDKTFTFITKQPPVSSLIKKALNLESGSKIPNRNKVGKLTQAQVMAIAEQKMKDMDVVLIDSAKRMVEGTARSMGIDVE
- the rplA gene encoding 50S ribosomal protein L1, with the translated sequence MTKHGKRIRGILKSYDFSKSYSLQEAIDILKQCPTVRFDQTVDVSIKLGIDPKKSDQQIRGSVSLPNGTGKTLKILVFAAGEKAKEALDAGADFVGSDDLVERIKGGWVDFDVAVATPDMMREVGKLGKVLGPRNLMPTPKAGTVTMDVTKAIAELRKGKIEFKADRAGVCNAGVGKLSFDGNLLKENIEALCSALIKAKPPAAKGQYLVSFTVSSTMGPGISIDTRELMAS
- the rplJ gene encoding 50S ribosomal protein L10, which gives rise to MKEEKKLLLQEVEEKISASQGFILLRYLGFTAAYSREFRNSLSGVSAEFEVLKKRIFFKAMESAGFDIDSSDTGGHLGVVFAYDDAVSAAKQVLDFNKQHNDSLVFLAGRIDSANLSGKEVEAVAKLPSIKELRQQIVGLLAAPMSQVVGIMGSALSGVISCIDQKTQKN
- the rplL gene encoding 50S ribosomal protein L7/L12, coding for MTTQSLETLVETLSSLTVLELAALKKLLEDKWDVTAAAPMMAVAAGAAVGGGDAAPAESTEFAVTLEDVPADKKIGVLKVVREVTGLALKEAKEMTEGLPKTVKEKTSKSDAEDTVKKLQEAGAKASFKGL
- the rpoB gene encoding DNA-directed RNA polymerase subunit beta, translated to MFKCPERVSVKKKEDILDLPNLIEIQIKSYKQFLQIGKLAEERDNVGLEEVFREIFPIKSYNEATILEYLSYNLGVPKYSPDECIRRGITYSVTLKVRFRLTDETGIKEEEVYMGTIPIMTDKGTFIINGAERVVVSQVHRSPGINFEQEKHSKGNILFSFRIIPYRGSWLEAIFDINDLIYIHIDRKKRRRKILAMTFIRALGYSSDADIIEEFFQIEERSLKSEKDFTLLVGKILADNVLDEASSLVYGKAGEKLSTAMLKRMLDADISTLKIAVEADENHPIIKMLAKDPTDSYEAALKDFYRRLRPGEPATLANARSTIMRLFFDSKRYNLGRVGRYKLNRKLGFPMDDESLSQVTLRKEDVIGALKYLIRLKMGDEKASIDDIDHLANRRVRSVGELIQNQCRSGLARMEKIVRERMNLFDFSSDTLIPGKIISAKGLASVLKDFFGRSQLSQFMDQTNPVAELTHKRRLSALGPGGLNRERAGFEVRDVHASHYGRICPIETPEGPNIGLITSLSSFAKINEFGFIETPYRIVRDGIVTDEIEYMTADVEEECVIAQASATLDEYNMFVDPVCWARCRGEAFEADTSTVTHMDVSPKQLVSIVTGLIPFLEHDDANRALMGSNMQRQAVPLLKTESPIVGTGLEARAAKDSGAIVVAEEDGIVEYVDGYKIVISAKHNPTLKRTYDLKKFLRSNSGTCINQRPLCSVGDVVVKGDVIADGPATDQGELALGKNILVAFMPWYGYNFEDAIIISEKLIKQDAYTSIYIEEFELTARDTKLGKEEITRDIPNVSEEVLANLGEDGIIRIGAEVKPGDILVGKITPKSETELAPEERLLRAIFGEKAADVKDASLTVPPGTEGVVMDVKVFSRKDRLSKSDDELVEEAVHLKDLQKGYKNQISVLKVEYREKLGALLLNEKAPASIIHRRTADILVQEGTVFDQETIELLEQETLVDLLMPPCEMYDVLKGLLSDYETSLQRLEVNYKTEVEHIREGDADLDHGVIRQVKVYVASKRKLQVGDKMAGRHGNKGVVSKIVPEADMPYLANGETVQMILNPLGVPSRMNLGQVLETHLGYAAKTAGIHVKTPVFEGFPESRIWDMMIEQGLPADGKSYLYDGKTGERFDNTVVIGYIYMLKLSHLIADKIHARSIGPYSLVTQQPLGGKAQMGGQRFGEMEVWALEAYGVAHMLQEILTVKSDDVSGRTRIYESIVKGENLLKSGTPESFNVLIKEMQGLGLDVRPMVVDA